A single region of the Deltaproteobacteria bacterium genome encodes:
- the pepN gene encoding aminopeptidase N translates to MGELSMFKPYTRGVIVMLVALLGCSLFSSCSRPPLHERASKKGLMEEQARFRAQLIHNIRYDLSFSLDAEKGDFSGKAKAAFRLRSKEYPITLDFADGQIVSLTVNEKNVTPIPYNRLFLTLAPEFLKEGENRIIIEFTHPYSQTGAGLYRFKDPQDQRLYLYTDFEPFDANRLFPCFDQPDLKASYTVSVEAPSTWQVISSVREEEISPEQNGRKTWRFPKSSLFSTYLFPLHAGEYKTWESQADSIPLRLFARQSIAPYVEVEEWFKITRQGFTFYQTYFDIPYPFKKYDQLIVPDFNSGAMENIGAVTFSERYVERGKSTEKQREKKASVILHEMSHMWFGNLVTMRWWNDLWLNESFATYLATLAIEGATEFKNGWLSFLESYKHWGYYEDDLTTHHPVEVASPDTEQAFTYFDGITYGKGASLLKQLDFYLGSNKFREGVRKYLKENQYENTERESFLSALEASSGVSLKRWTEAWLTTEGISLLQASYRCEGGKIREFSLNQGYPFNRAPKPVHRLQIALFGLNQGVLNLQKVVTTLANSPKTPLSELQGESCPAFVFPNFGDHAYVKMQLDPQSLTTIKKHLSDLTDPLSRMMIWQLFWNLVREGEMPLFEFTSLLLEYLPQETEVRILSDLGSKIYGSQNRPLEANLLLYLPQAGEEGFKTTEAILKKLEEIAWLHLLSATAGSDHQKFWFDSYVRLALSSKAKENLKKILAEKIKLSGFTPDQDRRWAIVLELNAAGHAEQELLLEEELKRDPSEQGQKMALASRAARPTTSKREWLEKILSPDDSMTLARQRIVMEHLFPAQQKKLRGESASLFFEKLPTLIEKRDSLFMRSFVRSLVPAVCTEKSSQEISGFLQKSPELPPTVLKGLQEAYQENERCRTVQKRLLSTFSSLSGAKH, encoded by the coding sequence ATGGGGGAGTTAAGCATGTTCAAGCCTTACACGCGGGGTGTCATCGTTATGCTCGTCGCCCTGCTCGGCTGTTCTCTCTTCAGTTCTTGCAGTCGCCCCCCCCTTCATGAAAGGGCAAGTAAAAAAGGCCTCATGGAAGAGCAGGCCCGGTTTCGGGCCCAGCTGATTCACAACATCCGTTACGATCTCTCTTTTTCGCTGGATGCGGAGAAGGGTGATTTCTCAGGCAAGGCGAAGGCCGCCTTCCGGCTTCGCTCCAAAGAGTATCCAATCACCCTTGACTTTGCCGATGGTCAAATTGTCTCACTGACCGTCAATGAAAAAAACGTCACACCGATTCCCTATAACCGTCTCTTTCTTACGCTTGCCCCGGAGTTTCTTAAGGAAGGGGAAAACAGGATCATCATCGAATTTACCCACCCCTACAGCCAGACCGGGGCAGGACTCTACCGCTTCAAGGATCCTCAAGATCAGCGTCTGTACCTCTATACCGATTTTGAACCGTTTGATGCCAATCGGCTGTTCCCCTGTTTTGATCAGCCGGATCTCAAGGCGAGTTACACCGTTTCGGTCGAGGCCCCCTCCACCTGGCAGGTTATCTCTTCGGTCCGCGAGGAGGAGATCTCTCCGGAGCAGAATGGCAGGAAAACCTGGCGTTTCCCCAAAAGCAGTCTCTTCAGCACCTATCTCTTTCCTCTGCACGCCGGGGAATACAAGACCTGGGAATCGCAGGCAGACAGCATCCCCCTTCGCCTTTTCGCGCGGCAATCGATCGCCCCTTATGTGGAGGTGGAGGAGTGGTTCAAAATAACTCGTCAGGGCTTCACGTTCTATCAGACCTACTTCGACATCCCTTACCCTTTCAAAAAATATGATCAGCTGATTGTCCCGGATTTCAACTCAGGCGCGATGGAAAATATCGGGGCCGTTACCTTCTCTGAGCGTTACGTGGAGCGTGGAAAATCAACCGAGAAACAGAGGGAAAAAAAGGCCTCTGTCATCCTGCACGAAATGTCTCATATGTGGTTCGGCAATCTCGTGACGATGCGCTGGTGGAACGATCTCTGGTTGAACGAAAGTTTTGCCACTTATCTCGCCACTCTGGCTATCGAAGGAGCAACGGAATTCAAGAACGGATGGCTCTCATTTCTGGAGAGTTACAAGCATTGGGGCTACTATGAAGATGATCTGACAACCCATCATCCCGTTGAAGTCGCCTCCCCCGATACGGAGCAGGCATTTACCTATTTCGACGGAATCACTTACGGAAAAGGGGCCTCTCTGCTGAAACAGCTGGATTTTTACCTGGGCAGCAACAAATTCCGGGAGGGGGTCAGAAAATATCTCAAGGAGAATCAGTATGAAAATACAGAGAGGGAAAGCTTCCTCTCTGCCCTCGAGGCCTCTTCCGGAGTTTCTCTCAAACGTTGGACGGAAGCCTGGCTCACAACAGAAGGGATCAGTCTTCTCCAGGCCTCCTATCGATGCGAAGGGGGGAAAATCCGGGAGTTCTCCTTAAACCAGGGATATCCCTTTAATCGCGCTCCCAAACCGGTCCACCGTCTCCAGATCGCCTTGTTTGGGCTGAATCAGGGGGTCCTCAATCTGCAGAAAGTGGTAACAACCCTTGCCAACTCTCCAAAAACCCCGCTTTCCGAACTTCAGGGGGAATCCTGCCCCGCCTTCGTTTTTCCCAATTTCGGTGATCATGCCTATGTCAAGATGCAACTCGACCCTCAATCGCTCACCACGATCAAAAAGCACCTTTCTGACCTCACCGATCCACTCTCCCGAATGATGATCTGGCAGCTCTTCTGGAACCTCGTCAGGGAGGGAGAGATGCCCCTATTTGAATTTACCTCTCTTCTTTTGGAATACCTGCCTCAGGAAACGGAGGTACGCATTCTCTCAGACCTGGGCTCAAAAATATACGGAAGTCAGAACCGTCCCCTCGAGGCTAATTTGCTCCTCTACCTTCCTCAGGCGGGAGAAGAGGGATTCAAAACAACCGAGGCAATCCTCAAGAAACTGGAGGAGATCGCCTGGCTTCACCTCCTTTCAGCAACAGCTGGCTCTGATCATCAAAAGTTCTGGTTTGATAGCTATGTCCGTCTTGCCTTGAGTTCAAAAGCGAAGGAAAATCTTAAAAAGATTCTCGCTGAAAAAATCAAGCTGTCCGGTTTCACGCCTGATCAGGATCGACGATGGGCCATTGTCCTGGAGTTAAACGCCGCAGGTCACGCGGAACAGGAGTTACTCCTTGAAGAAGAGCTGAAGCGAGACCCTTCGGAACAAGGCCAGAAAATGGCGCTCGCTTCGCGGGCGGCACGACCCACCACCTCCAAAAGAGAGTGGCTGGAAAAAATCCTTTCCCCGGATGATTCGATGACCTTGGCCAGACAAAGGATCGTCATGGAACACCTCTTCCCGGCACAACAGAAGAAACTTCGAGGGGAATCTGCCTCTCTCTTTTTTGAAAAACTTCCCACTTTGATAGAAAAACGCGATTCACTTTTTATGAGATCCTTTGTCCGGTCGCTTGTCCCGGCCGTCTGTACGGAAAAAAGCTCGCAGGAAATTTCCGGCTTCCTTCAAAAAAGTCCGGAACTTCCACCAACCGTCCTGAAGGGTTTGCAAGAGGCCTATCAGGAAAATGAAAGGTGCCGAACGGTTCAAAAGAGACTCCTCTCGACCTTCTCCAGCCTTTCAGGGGCAAAACACTAA
- a CDS encoding ATP-binding protein, with amino-acid sequence MSNNTPQYITRFIDIFSILKEKSCFLFGPRQTGKTSLIHHIFQDVPFYNLLDSPTFLKLSHSPHLLKEEIPREAKIVVIDEIQKLPHLLDQVHLLIEERRIHFLLTGSSARKLRRGGANLLGGRARSRMLHPFIYKELGSKFDLSRALNVGLLPSIYFSNSPDEDLESYASNYLKEEIASEGLTRNIPAFSRFLEVAALCNAKLINFTEIGNDAQVPRSTIHEYFEILKDTLIAFPLHPWKKSQKRKPTATDKFYFFDSGVVRFLQHRSHLNFGTPEFGDAFETYLFHELRTFSDYRRVGDLNYWRSQSGFEVDFILADKIAIEVKAKKNINSSDLKGLKALQEEKKLKYYILVCLNDPSIKPRFSEGVHILPFDLFLDKLWAGEFE; translated from the coding sequence ATGTCAAATAATACACCCCAGTATATCACGCGATTTATCGATATCTTTTCGATTTTAAAGGAAAAATCGTGTTTTCTCTTTGGACCCAGACAAACAGGAAAAACGAGTCTTATTCATCATATCTTTCAAGATGTCCCTTTCTATAACCTTCTTGATAGCCCCACTTTTTTGAAATTAAGCCACTCCCCCCATCTTCTCAAAGAGGAAATCCCAAGAGAGGCCAAAATCGTGGTTATTGATGAGATCCAGAAACTTCCTCATTTACTGGACCAAGTCCACCTGCTCATCGAAGAAAGAAGAATACATTTCTTGCTGACAGGTTCCAGTGCCCGTAAACTAAGACGTGGCGGCGCCAATTTATTGGGAGGCCGAGCCCGCTCTCGTATGCTCCATCCTTTTATTTACAAGGAGCTTGGTTCCAAATTCGATCTTTCAAGGGCCTTAAACGTTGGCCTCCTTCCCTCTATTTATTTTTCGAATTCCCCAGACGAGGATTTGGAAAGTTATGCCAGCAATTATTTAAAGGAGGAGATTGCTTCAGAAGGTCTCACAAGGAATATCCCTGCATTCAGCCGTTTTTTGGAAGTTGCGGCACTTTGCAATGCCAAGTTGATCAATTTTACGGAGATAGGCAATGATGCTCAAGTTCCTAGAAGCACGATCCATGAATACTTCGAAATTCTAAAAGATACATTGATTGCCTTTCCACTGCACCCCTGGAAAAAAAGCCAAAAGAGAAAACCAACAGCGACTGATAAATTTTATTTTTTTGATAGCGGCGTTGTTCGCTTTCTACAACATCGTTCTCATTTAAACTTTGGGACGCCTGAGTTTGGCGATGCCTTCGAAACCTATCTTTTCCACGAGCTCAGAACCTTTTCGGATTATAGGCGCGTGGGAGATCTAAATTATTGGAGGAGTCAATCGGGATTCGAGGTTGATTTCATCCTGGCTGACAAAATCGCCATCGAAGTAAAGGCAAAGAAAAATATCAACTCCTCCGATTTAAAAGGACTTAAAGCGCTTCAGGAAGAAAAAAAATTGAAATATTATATACTTGTCTGTCTGAACGACCCATCTATCAAGCCCCGTTTTTCAGAAGGGGTTCATATCCTTCCTTTCGATCTCTTCCTGGATAAACTCTGGGCTGGAGAATTTGAATGA
- a CDS encoding DNA internalization-related competence protein ComEC/Rec2, translating into MKRFVAWSKDFTTKFRMTWARPRRILVLLACCLVATLWAIDSRLFPPFPEAFTPLLEKKQTYEAELLSTPQPARSGLRFEASLLTAVPGEKLLLTIGMEGENPVPALKRGDRIRFEAQLKRPTHYQNPGGFDYRRELERKNIFLTGFIPPHALERLPSPSPSVEIWERLRLRLAEKIETIPDQRAAAFLKALLLGDRTNFTPELWEAFRKTGTAHLIAISGQHIGLLFLVTVGIFLMLFRRSERLMLLLSIRRLSLLLSLPPIIFYLLLAGSPPSAVRAVIMTILLVTAFCLKRRFDPYTALAAAVLFLLLMDRSTLFGLSLQLSFLAVLAMLLLAQPIICKLREMKQIPTWLKKWILSPSLLSIAATIGTAPLIALQFHTFPLNGLLTNLWAVPATGVLLIASGIALPFSLLLPSVGTSLLQLTGLFSGIFLDLIQKAASWSVVLELYPTQGEALLVYGIILLAIFSLHSSRFRRPALLLSLLLCLGFIPIPKILSRQLEVTFIDVGQGDAALLQTPQGKTILIDGGGFLIPGRPVLFDVGAEVVVPYLKQRGIRKLDLVILSHPHPDHYGGLKAVTASFPIGEFWWNGQRFPDQTFDRLMETLNDKGIPLRQVSAPLKTSIDSVLLEVLHPEKLLYKGGINNNCLVLRVVHGKTSFLFAGDIEREAEEELVSLPRNLRSTVLKIPHHGSRTSSSVPLIDKISPQYAIVSLQERNMFHFPHEGVLEKYKRRGIQVLRTDLNGAITFRSDGENIELETYRQR; encoded by the coding sequence ATGAAAAGATTCGTGGCATGGTCCAAAGACTTTACGACGAAATTTCGGATGACCTGGGCAAGACCCCGGAGGATTCTCGTTCTCCTCGCCTGCTGTCTCGTGGCAACCCTGTGGGCGATTGACTCCCGTCTCTTCCCCCCTTTTCCAGAAGCGTTCACCCCCCTCCTCGAAAAAAAACAGACCTATGAGGCCGAGCTCCTCTCCACCCCACAACCGGCACGATCCGGCCTCCGTTTTGAGGCAAGTCTCCTTACGGCAGTACCGGGAGAGAAACTCCTGCTCACCATCGGAATGGAAGGGGAGAATCCCGTTCCAGCCCTCAAGAGGGGCGACCGGATCCGATTTGAAGCCCAACTAAAACGACCGACTCACTATCAAAATCCGGGCGGCTTTGATTACCGAAGAGAATTGGAGAGAAAAAATATTTTTTTGACGGGATTCATTCCTCCTCATGCATTGGAGCGCCTCCCCTCCCCTTCCCCCTCCGTAGAAATTTGGGAAAGGTTGCGCCTTCGGTTGGCAGAAAAAATAGAAACAATTCCCGATCAGAGGGCCGCCGCTTTTCTGAAGGCACTTCTTCTGGGAGATCGGACCAACTTTACACCGGAACTGTGGGAGGCGTTTCGCAAGACAGGCACCGCCCATCTGATCGCAATCTCGGGGCAACATATAGGCCTGTTGTTCCTGGTGACTGTTGGAATTTTTCTCATGCTCTTCCGACGATCCGAGAGATTGATGTTGCTCCTCTCTATCCGACGGCTCTCATTACTCCTCTCTCTCCCTCCGATTATCTTTTATCTTTTGTTGGCCGGTTCACCCCCTTCCGCCGTCAGGGCGGTTATCATGACGATCCTGCTCGTCACTGCTTTTTGTCTTAAGAGACGTTTTGATCCCTACACCGCCCTGGCGGCCGCCGTTCTTTTTCTCCTCCTCATGGACCGTTCCACCCTTTTCGGCCTCTCCCTCCAGCTTTCGTTCCTCGCGGTCCTTGCGATGCTCCTTTTGGCACAGCCGATTATTTGTAAATTGAGAGAGATGAAACAGATCCCCACCTGGTTAAAGAAATGGATCCTGTCCCCCTCTCTTCTTTCCATAGCCGCTACGATCGGGACCGCCCCGCTGATTGCCCTTCAATTCCATACCTTCCCACTCAATGGCCTCCTCACAAACCTCTGGGCCGTGCCAGCAACGGGCGTCCTCCTGATCGCCTCCGGGATTGCACTGCCTTTCTCTCTGCTCCTCCCTTCCGTTGGGACTTCCTTGCTCCAGCTCACAGGACTGTTCTCAGGAATCTTTCTCGACCTGATCCAAAAGGCAGCCTCCTGGTCCGTCGTCCTTGAATTATACCCTACACAGGGAGAAGCCCTGCTCGTTTATGGCATCATTCTGCTCGCGATCTTCTCCCTCCACTCCTCCCGCTTTCGCCGCCCGGCCCTGCTCCTCTCCCTCCTGCTTTGTCTGGGTTTCATTCCGATCCCAAAAATTTTATCAAGACAACTCGAGGTCACTTTCATCGATGTGGGTCAGGGGGATGCAGCCCTGCTCCAGACACCGCAGGGAAAAACGATCCTCATTGACGGGGGAGGTTTTCTGATCCCCGGCAGGCCGGTCCTCTTTGATGTTGGCGCTGAAGTGGTTGTCCCCTATCTCAAACAGCGGGGTATCCGAAAGCTCGATCTTGTCATCCTCTCCCATCCACATCCGGACCATTATGGCGGACTCAAGGCTGTTACCGCTTCTTTTCCGATCGGCGAATTCTGGTGGAATGGGCAGCGGTTCCCCGATCAGACCTTTGATCGGTTAATGGAGACATTGAATGACAAGGGGATCCCGTTGAGGCAGGTCAGTGCCCCTTTAAAGACAAGTATCGATTCCGTTCTGTTGGAGGTACTCCATCCGGAAAAACTGCTCTACAAGGGAGGGATTAACAACAACTGTCTCGTCCTTCGGGTCGTTCATGGGAAGACCAGCTTTCTCTTTGCCGGAGACATCGAGAGGGAGGCCGAGGAGGAACTCGTCTCGCTCCCTCGGAATCTCCGCTCCACGGTCCTCAAGATCCCCCACCACGGCAGCAGGACATCAAGTTCTGTCCCGTTGATTGACAAGATCTCACCGCAATATGCCATCGTGAGTCTTCAGGAACGGAACATGTTTCATTTCCCCCACGAAGGGGTACTCGAGAAATACAAAAGGCGGGGGATTCAGGTTTTAAGGACAGATCTTAACGGGGCGATTACCTTCCGGTCGGATGGTGAAAATATCGAATTGGAGACCTATCGACAAAGGTGA
- a CDS encoding MGMT family protein has protein sequence MITASRKKRVLVRRIEKSQSTSFQKKVWKALLEIPRGQVRSYSWLARKIGHPSACRAVGNALGKNPFAPEVPCHRVVSSHGIGGYTGGVLRKRWLLKKEGVRI, from the coding sequence ATGATAACCGCGTCCAGAAAAAAAAGGGTACTCGTGAGACGTATAGAGAAAAGTCAGTCAACCTCCTTTCAGAAAAAGGTTTGGAAGGCATTGCTTGAGATCCCAAGGGGTCAGGTGAGGAGTTACTCCTGGCTTGCTCGAAAGATTGGTCATCCGAGCGCCTGTCGAGCCGTCGGCAATGCCCTGGGGAAGAACCCTTTTGCCCCGGAGGTTCCCTGTCATCGGGTTGTTTCGTCCCACGGAATTGGGGGGTACACAGGGGGTGTTTTGCGGAAAAGGTGGCTACTAAAGAAAGAGGGGGTGAGAATTTAG
- a CDS encoding aminotransferase class V-fold PLP-dependent enzyme: protein MTPTFPIYLDYHATTPVDPAVFETMRPYFSDNFGNPASSSHSFGWRAEEAVKRAREQVAKLINAADPKEIIWTSGTTESINMALKGIAVTHKERGNHLITCVTEHRATLGVMEYLEKNGYRVTYLPVNSDGQIDLDQLERSMTGKTILISLLAAHNEIGVLYPLKEIGTIAHNHKVLFHVDGAQACGKIPLDVQGMKIDLLSMSAHKLYGPKGIGALYVRKRSPTVELLPLIHGGSQESGLRAGTLAVPNIVGMGKAFEIAQNIMEQEAPRLKQLRNRLYQGFCERLGEIPINGDSINRLPGNLNVSFSGVRSDTIMAKLHDIAVSSGSACSSGSLEPSYVIRSLGVGEERARSSIRFGLGRFSTEEEINYTIERMTDVIHQLKS from the coding sequence ATGACACCAACGTTTCCTATCTACCTCGATTACCACGCCACGACACCGGTTGATCCGGCTGTTTTTGAAACAATGAGGCCCTATTTCTCTGACAATTTTGGCAATCCGGCCTCGAGCAGTCATTCCTTTGGCTGGAGGGCAGAAGAGGCCGTGAAACGGGCCCGAGAACAGGTAGCCAAGTTAATTAACGCCGCCGATCCAAAAGAGATTATTTGGACGAGCGGGACAACTGAATCAATCAACATGGCCCTCAAAGGGATAGCAGTCACTCATAAGGAGAGGGGCAATCATCTCATCACCTGTGTCACAGAGCATCGAGCAACACTGGGGGTTATGGAATACCTCGAAAAGAATGGATACAGGGTCACCTACCTTCCCGTCAACTCGGATGGACAGATTGACCTCGATCAGCTTGAAAGATCAATGACCGGCAAGACGATCCTCATCTCACTGCTCGCGGCCCATAATGAGATTGGAGTACTCTATCCACTCAAGGAGATTGGCACCATTGCCCATAACCATAAGGTCCTGTTTCATGTCGATGGGGCCCAGGCCTGTGGTAAAATTCCACTCGATGTCCAAGGAATGAAGATCGATCTCCTCTCCATGTCAGCCCATAAGCTTTATGGACCCAAAGGGATCGGGGCGCTTTACGTACGCAAACGATCCCCAACCGTTGAACTGCTCCCGTTGATCCACGGAGGGAGTCAGGAATCGGGCCTAAGAGCAGGTACCCTGGCGGTCCCAAACATCGTCGGCATGGGAAAGGCATTCGAAATCGCCCAAAATATCATGGAACAGGAGGCACCCCGGCTCAAACAATTGAGGAATCGCCTGTATCAAGGTTTCTGTGAAAGACTGGGAGAGATACCGATCAACGGTGATTCGATCAACCGCCTGCCGGGAAACCTCAATGTCAGTTTTTCAGGAGTTCGCTCTGATACCATTATGGCAAAACTGCACGACATAGCGGTCTCATCTGGCTCCGCCTGCTCTTCCGGCTCCCTCGAACCTTCTTATGTGATTCGCTCCTTGGGGGTTGGGGAGGAGAGGGCCCGATCTTCGATTCGTTTTGGATTAGGACGATTTTCGACCGAAGAAGAGATCAACTACACAATCGAGAGAATGACTGACGTTATTCACCAGCTTAAGAGCTAA
- the grxD gene encoding Grx4 family monothiol glutaredoxin gives MEDLKNKIEQIVKSNKVVIFMKGTPEAPRCGFSNQAVQVLKTLGQPLYSVDVLSDEPLWDALEQYTEWPTVPQIFINGEFVGGCDIITELHQRGELQKLAS, from the coding sequence ATGGAAGACCTAAAAAACAAGATCGAACAGATCGTAAAGTCCAACAAGGTCGTCATCTTTATGAAAGGGACACCAGAGGCCCCACGTTGCGGCTTTTCGAATCAGGCGGTCCAGGTTTTAAAGACGCTAGGGCAACCACTTTACTCCGTTGATGTCCTCTCGGATGAACCCCTCTGGGATGCGCTGGAACAATACACCGAGTGGCCCACGGTTCCTCAAATCTTTATCAATGGGGAGTTCGTCGGTGGCTGCGATATTATAACGGAACTTCACCAACGCGGGGAATTACAAAAACTGGCGAGTTAG
- a CDS encoding SUF system Fe-S cluster assembly protein, producing MTNESGEKQEASGGGLKEKVIDVLKSCYDPEIPVNIYELGLIYSVEVEGEGDVHVNMTLTSPACPVATSLPPEVQEKIKRVPGVTSSKVDVVWEPPWKPEMMTEAAKLQLGIM from the coding sequence ATGACAAATGAATCAGGAGAAAAGCAGGAAGCCTCAGGAGGAGGGCTCAAGGAGAAGGTGATTGATGTCTTAAAGAGCTGTTACGATCCCGAGATTCCCGTGAATATTTACGAACTCGGCCTGATCTACAGCGTAGAGGTCGAGGGAGAGGGTGATGTCCATGTCAATATGACACTGACCTCCCCCGCCTGTCCGGTCGCAACCTCCCTACCACCAGAGGTTCAGGAGAAGATCAAAAGGGTGCCTGGAGTCACATCCTCTAAGGTCGATGTCGTCTGGGAACCACCGTGGAAACCGGAAATGATGACTGAGGCAGCGAAACTACAATTGGGAATTATGTAA
- a CDS encoding SUF system NifU family Fe-S cluster assembly protein, whose product MSELTDLYQEMILDHNRNPRNFQKMEGADRTLEGFNPLCGDRLTLFVKMEGNRIKELSFIGSGCAISKASSSLMTAALRGKTKKEATEIFNRFHKMVLGEEAGEGLGKLSIFAGVRDFPTRVKCATLAWHTLSAILEGKNATISTEGSEDDK is encoded by the coding sequence ATGAGTGAACTGACAGATCTGTATCAGGAAATGATCCTCGACCATAACCGAAACCCGCGTAATTTCCAAAAAATGGAGGGGGCCGATCGAACACTTGAGGGATTCAATCCGTTATGTGGAGACCGTCTCACACTCTTTGTGAAGATGGAAGGGAATCGGATCAAGGAGCTAAGTTTCATCGGTTCCGGTTGCGCCATCTCAAAGGCCTCGAGCTCGCTCATGACAGCGGCATTAAGGGGAAAGACAAAAAAAGAGGCGACAGAGATCTTTAACCGCTTTCACAAAATGGTTCTTGGCGAGGAGGCCGGAGAAGGGCTCGGCAAGCTTTCCATCTTTGCAGGGGTTCGTGATTTTCCGACACGCGTAAAGTGCGCCACACTCGCCTGGCACACCCTTTCGGCAATCCTGGAAGGGAAGAACGCAACAATCTCCACAGAAGGAAGTGAAGATGACAAATGA
- a CDS encoding cysteine desulfurase: MFDGEKIRRDFPILTQKINGKPLVYLDSAATSQKPKMVLEAIRHYYEADNANIHRGVHTLSERATRAFEEARNKVQKFVGAKEGREIIFVRGTTEGINLVASTFGRTRIQAGDEILISTLEHHSNIVPWQILCQEKGARLRVIPINDCGELLMEEYQKLLTPKTKLVAITHISNALGTITPIHEIIRLAHERKIPVLVDGAQAVPHTKVDVREMDCDFYVFSGHKMYGPTGIGVLYGKAELLESMPPYQGGGDMISAVTFEKTTYNVLPYKFEAGTPDISGVIGLGTAIDYLEEIGIAPIAKHESELLQYATEALSSLEGIRLIGTAKKKACVLSFVMEGIHPHDIGTILDREGIAIRTGHHCAMPLMERLGVPATARVSFGLYNRREEVDRLLEGLKKVKEIFRP; this comes from the coding sequence ATGTTTGACGGTGAAAAAATTCGGCGCGACTTTCCGATCTTAACCCAGAAGATAAACGGCAAGCCGCTCGTCTATCTGGATAGTGCCGCCACAAGCCAAAAACCGAAAATGGTGTTGGAGGCGATCCGTCACTATTACGAGGCCGATAATGCCAACATTCACCGAGGTGTTCACACCTTAAGCGAACGGGCCACACGGGCCTTTGAAGAGGCGCGAAACAAGGTCCAGAAATTCGTCGGCGCCAAGGAGGGACGTGAGATTATCTTTGTCCGTGGCACCACGGAAGGGATCAACCTCGTTGCCTCTACCTTCGGCCGCACCCGGATTCAGGCGGGAGATGAAATCCTCATCTCCACCCTCGAACACCATTCCAACATTGTCCCTTGGCAGATCCTCTGCCAGGAAAAGGGGGCACGACTCCGAGTGATTCCGATCAACGACTGCGGCGAACTCCTCATGGAAGAATATCAAAAGCTCTTAACTCCCAAAACAAAATTGGTCGCCATAACACATATCTCCAATGCGCTTGGGACGATCACCCCGATTCACGAGATCATTCGTCTCGCCCATGAACGAAAGATTCCCGTTTTGGTTGACGGCGCCCAGGCCGTCCCGCACACAAAAGTGGATGTTCGGGAGATGGACTGTGATTTCTATGTTTTTTCGGGACACAAGATGTATGGACCGACGGGCATCGGGGTCCTCTACGGCAAGGCGGAACTTCTGGAATCGATGCCTCCCTATCAAGGAGGCGGCGACATGATTAGCGCTGTCACATTCGAAAAAACAACCTACAACGTCCTTCCGTATAAATTTGAGGCGGGGACCCCTGATATTTCCGGGGTCATCGGACTCGGGACGGCCATTGATTATCTGGAGGAGATCGGCATCGCCCCAATAGCAAAACATGAGAGTGAATTGTTGCAATATGCCACCGAGGCGCTCTCCTCGCTGGAGGGAATCAGGCTAATCGGAACCGCAAAGAAAAAGGCCTGCGTACTCTCCTTCGTGATGGAGGGTATCCATCCGCATGATATTGGAACAATCCTGGACCGTGAGGGGATTGCGATCCGGACCGGTCACCACTGCGCCATGCCACTCATGGAGCGTCTCGGAGTCCCCGCCACGGCAAGGGTCTCTTTTGGTCTGTACAACCGGCGTGAGGAGGTCGATCGGCTCCTTGAGGGCCTCAAAAAAGTGAAGGAGATTTTTCGCCCATGA